The Gemmata palustris genome includes a region encoding these proteins:
- the rplK gene encoding 50S ribosomal protein L11, with the protein MAKQVTGQVKLQCPGGSATPAPPVGPALGAHGVNIGMFVKQFNDKTNKPEMKGLMLPVVITVYSDKSFEFKIKSPPAAILLKLAAKIPHAKKAGKEVIPADSKKGGKYKGFTVTKKQVKDIATQKQADLNARDVDHASRIIEGTARSMGIVVVEG; encoded by the coding sequence ATGGCGAAGCAGGTGACGGGCCAAGTGAAGCTCCAGTGCCCCGGCGGGTCGGCCACGCCGGCGCCGCCCGTCGGCCCGGCGCTCGGTGCCCACGGTGTGAACATCGGTATGTTCGTGAAGCAGTTCAACGACAAGACGAACAAGCCCGAAATGAAGGGGCTGATGCTGCCGGTGGTCATCACCGTGTACTCGGACAAGAGCTTCGAGTTCAAAATCAAGAGCCCGCCCGCCGCGATCCTCCTGAAGCTCGCGGCCAAGATCCCGCACGCGAAGAAGGCCGGCAAGGAAGTGATCCCCGCCGACTCCAAGAAGGGCGGCAAGTACAAGGGGTTCACCGTCACCAAGAAGCAGGTGAAGGACATCGCGACCCAGAAGCAGGCCGACCTGAACGCCCGCGACGTCGATCACGCCTCCCGTATCATCGAGGGCACGGCCCGGAGCATGGGCATCGTGGTGGTCGAGGGCTAA
- the tuf gene encoding elongation factor Tu produces the protein MAKGTFERTKPHVNVGTIGHIDHGKTTTTAAIMARNAYVNKIKEFKTYAEIAKGGIVRDANKTVTIAVSHVEYESNDRTYASQDALPYKDLLDYPGMEKIDYSQAIKGRHYAHIDCPGHADYIKNMITGAAQMDAAILVVAADDGPMPQTREHILLAKQVGVPNMVVYLNKCDKADPELIPLVVMELRDLLNKYEFKGDDIPIVYGRSKEALENATSENQGSLSVDALMFALDTYVPLPQREEDKPFLMSIEDVFSIKGRGTVATGRVERGTAKVGDEVEIIGLRKDNVKTVLTGIEMFQKTLDRAIAGDNVGALLRGIDRDGIERGQVLAKPGSITPHTKFEANIYVLSKDEGGRHTPFFKGYKPQFYFRTTDVTGSITLPAEVEMCMPGDNVKITVELMDGMPVAMDEGLRFAIREGGKTVGSGVVTKILV, from the coding sequence ATGGCAAAGGGGACATTCGAGCGCACCAAGCCGCACGTCAACGTCGGGACGATCGGTCACATCGACCACGGCAAAACGACCACGACCGCGGCGATCATGGCTCGCAACGCGTATGTGAACAAGATCAAAGAGTTCAAGACCTACGCGGAAATTGCCAAGGGTGGCATCGTTCGTGACGCGAACAAGACTGTCACCATCGCCGTCTCCCACGTCGAATACGAATCGAACGACCGCACCTACGCCAGCCAGGACGCGCTGCCGTACAAGGATCTGCTCGACTACCCGGGCATGGAGAAGATCGACTACTCGCAGGCGATCAAGGGGCGGCACTACGCCCACATCGACTGCCCCGGGCACGCCGACTACATCAAGAACATGATCACCGGTGCCGCCCAGATGGACGCGGCCATCCTGGTGGTCGCCGCCGACGACGGCCCCATGCCGCAGACCCGCGAGCACATCCTGCTCGCCAAGCAGGTCGGCGTGCCGAACATGGTCGTGTACCTCAACAAGTGCGACAAGGCCGACCCGGAGCTCATCCCGCTCGTCGTGATGGAGCTCCGCGACCTGCTCAATAAGTACGAGTTCAAGGGCGACGACATCCCCATCGTCTACGGTCGGTCGAAGGAGGCCCTCGAGAACGCGACCTCCGAGAACCAGGGGTCGCTGTCGGTCGACGCCCTCATGTTCGCGCTCGACACCTACGTGCCGCTGCCGCAGCGTGAAGAGGACAAGCCGTTCCTCATGTCGATCGAAGACGTGTTCTCGATCAAGGGTCGTGGGACGGTCGCCACGGGCCGCGTCGAGCGCGGGACCGCGAAGGTCGGCGACGAAGTCGAGATCATCGGGCTCCGCAAGGACAACGTGAAGACGGTGCTCACGGGCATCGAAATGTTCCAGAAGACGCTCGACCGGGCCATCGCCGGCGACAACGTCGGGGCGCTGCTCCGCGGGATCGATCGCGACGGGATCGAGCGCGGTCAGGTGCTCGCCAAGCCGGGCAGCATCACTCCGCACACCAAGTTCGAGGCCAACATCTACGTGTTGTCCAAGGACGAAGGCGGGCGCCACACGCCGTTCTTCAAGGGCTACAAGCCGCAGTTCTACTTCCGCACCACGGACGTGACCGGTTCGATCACGCTCCCGGCCGAAGTCGAAATGTGCATGCCCGGTGACAACGTGAAGATCACCGTGGAGTTGATGGACGGGATGCCCGTCGCGATGGACGAAGGTCTTCGCTTCGCGATCCGCGAAGGTGGCAAGACCGTCGGTTCCGGCGTCGTGACGAAGATTCTTGTCTGA
- the secE gene encoding preprotein translocase subunit SecE codes for MATAIEPSSAPSTPGQSLSLPIASLFGAIYVCAALAIVFYLLPVTWAEYVTPNLGNKPADYLFWFIAEVAAIAALAWFGSKIAGDAPRGVHGGIFLMISAIITIFFVARAFAMNIEGTAGMAVSGAVAIGLAFLAVRFFTSTTGSRWMIAMEEQGWFSSHQYKRSLGVKVRRITILGVLLIGGSGAWSLYVNGLVPAQLTLAMPFGIQSIPLMNGFLLSIGAKVVVLVLIIAVTLWIGFRAVNVPDFAEFLIATEAEMNKVSWSTRKRLAQDTVVVLITTLLMTLFLLAVDLFWGWLLSRQTVGVLPARVTNPDKAGQVQQEQKW; via the coding sequence ATGGCGACCGCCATTGAACCCAGTTCCGCGCCCAGTACGCCGGGCCAGTCACTGAGCCTGCCGATCGCGAGCCTCTTCGGTGCGATCTACGTTTGCGCCGCACTCGCGATCGTGTTTTACCTGCTCCCGGTGACGTGGGCCGAATACGTAACGCCGAACCTCGGCAACAAGCCGGCGGATTACTTGTTCTGGTTCATCGCCGAGGTCGCTGCGATTGCGGCGCTGGCGTGGTTCGGCTCCAAGATTGCCGGGGACGCGCCGAGGGGCGTACACGGCGGCATCTTCCTGATGATCTCCGCGATTATCACGATCTTCTTCGTCGCCCGAGCGTTCGCGATGAACATCGAGGGCACGGCGGGGATGGCCGTCAGTGGCGCGGTTGCCATCGGGCTCGCGTTCCTCGCGGTGCGATTTTTTACCAGCACGACCGGTTCGCGCTGGATGATCGCGATGGAAGAACAGGGGTGGTTCTCGTCGCACCAGTACAAGCGATCGCTCGGGGTGAAGGTGCGCCGGATCACCATCCTCGGCGTCCTGCTGATCGGCGGGTCCGGGGCGTGGTCGCTTTACGTTAACGGGCTCGTACCGGCGCAGTTGACGCTCGCGATGCCGTTCGGGATCCAGTCGATCCCGCTAATGAACGGCTTCTTGCTGAGCATCGGGGCGAAGGTCGTGGTGCTCGTGCTCATCATCGCCGTCACGTTGTGGATCGGGTTCCGGGCGGTGAACGTGCCGGACTTCGCCGAGTTCCTCATCGCGACCGAAGCGGAAATGAACAAAGTGTCGTGGTCCACCCGCAAGCGGTTGGCCCAAGATACCGTCGTGGTGCTCATCACCACGCTTCTCATGACGCTGTTTCTGCTCGCGGTCGACCTGTTCTGGGGTTGGTTGCTGAGTCGTCAAACGGTCGGTGTGCTCCCGGCCCGCGTGACCAACCCGGACAAGGCCGGTCAGGTTCAACAAGAACAAAAGTGGTAA
- the nusG gene encoding transcription termination/antitermination protein NusG, whose translation MTEETAAETPPIDGANPADPVVDANTNDAVSAPAPSESDVQALIEPGESPSESPETEEAAESEAADEGEASSTTAKKSRGTRSKSDADAEPAVASGDDEPAAEPAPETKKKWYAIKVQSGREDTIKAAILRKVAIEGLEEYFGQIMIPFEEVIEKKAVKVKDKKTGDTVTVERKVTRKRKKFQGYLFAELEFNDRILYLFRETSGVGDFLNLRNKSNELPTPEPMSEHEVQQMLTGEKQAGGPDKGKKIKIEFEKGDRVRIREGSFANSEGEVTAISEPKDPTDAPKITVVVTFWGRPLPVELEYWQVAKV comes from the coding sequence ATGACCGAAGAAACCGCCGCAGAAACGCCACCGATTGACGGGGCCAATCCCGCCGATCCGGTTGTCGATGCGAACACGAACGATGCCGTTTCCGCTCCCGCTCCTTCCGAGAGCGATGTGCAGGCGTTGATTGAGCCCGGCGAGTCTCCTTCGGAGTCGCCGGAGACGGAGGAGGCTGCCGAGAGCGAGGCTGCGGACGAGGGCGAAGCGTCGTCCACTACCGCGAAGAAGTCTCGTGGCACCCGATCGAAGTCCGATGCGGATGCGGAACCTGCGGTCGCGTCGGGCGATGACGAGCCGGCGGCCGAGCCAGCGCCTGAGACCAAGAAGAAGTGGTACGCGATCAAGGTCCAGAGCGGCCGCGAAGACACCATCAAGGCCGCGATCCTGCGCAAGGTCGCGATCGAGGGTCTTGAAGAGTATTTCGGCCAGATCATGATCCCGTTTGAAGAGGTGATCGAGAAGAAGGCGGTCAAGGTCAAGGACAAGAAGACCGGCGACACCGTGACGGTGGAGCGGAAGGTTACCCGGAAACGGAAGAAGTTCCAGGGGTACCTGTTCGCGGAGCTGGAGTTCAACGACCGCATTCTGTACCTGTTCCGCGAAACGAGCGGCGTCGGTGACTTCCTGAACTTGCGCAACAAGTCCAACGAGTTGCCGACCCCGGAGCCGATGTCGGAACACGAAGTTCAGCAGATGCTCACCGGCGAAAAGCAGGCCGGCGGCCCGGACAAGGGCAAGAAGATCAAGATCGAGTTCGAGAAGGGCGATCGCGTGCGCATTCGCGAGGGCTCCTTCGCCAACTCCGAGGGCGAAGTGACCGCGATCAGCGAGCCGAAAGACCCGACCGACGCGCCGAAGATCACGGTGGTCGTCACGTTCTGGGGGCGGCCGCTGCCCGTCGAACTCGAATACTGGCAGGTTGCCAAAGTGTAA